The following proteins come from a genomic window of Deltaproteobacteria bacterium:
- the nhaD gene encoding sodium:proton antiporter NhaD: MDHSSMMTAWVGFAALTIFVVSYLLVIFEEKILLRKSKPVLLAGTLIWLAIGIYEASHSGEHHAEEAVKLLVIEIGELFFFLLAAMTYINALAERNVFEALRTWMLSKRMSYRSLFLATGGITFCLSPIADNLTSALLMATVASAVGGNNKKFIVPAFVNIVVAANAGGAWSPFGDITTLMVWTAGHVPTSQFSYIIIPSILNWVIVAACMYPFVPKEVPQGEIVKVKMKVGSKRIITFGILTIATAVSFHQFLHLPPFMGMMMGLGALMALGFWLKISDSVNQYDDKFDIFNKIKDVEFDTLLFFFGVIMGVGGLQYIGYLTLVNQYSYGMLGDTTSNILVGLVSAVVDNIPVMFAVLQMRPEMGLDQWLLVTFSAGVGGSLLSVGSAAGVAVMGVRRDAYTFMSHLKWTPLIVLAYAISIASWYLVTSGLR; encoded by the coding sequence ATGGATCATAGCAGCATGATGACTGCCTGGGTAGGGTTTGCGGCATTGACCATCTTTGTTGTTTCTTATTTGCTCGTTATTTTTGAGGAAAAGATACTTCTTAGAAAGTCAAAACCGGTGCTTTTGGCCGGTACGTTAATATGGCTGGCAATTGGAATCTATGAAGCTTCTCACAGTGGTGAGCATCATGCGGAAGAGGCGGTTAAACTTCTGGTCATAGAGATTGGTGAGCTTTTCTTCTTTCTTCTTGCTGCTATGACCTATATTAATGCACTGGCTGAGAGAAATGTTTTTGAGGCTTTGAGAACATGGATGCTCAGTAAGAGGATGAGTTACAGGTCACTTTTTCTTGCGACAGGTGGTATTACCTTCTGCCTGTCACCCATTGCTGATAACCTGACAAGTGCGCTGCTGATGGCAACTGTTGCAAGTGCAGTTGGGGGAAACAATAAAAAGTTCATTGTCCCGGCTTTTGTGAATATCGTTGTTGCTGCCAATGCCGGTGGTGCATGGAGCCCCTTCGGTGATATTACCACCTTAATGGTTTGGACGGCAGGGCATGTGCCTACCTCTCAATTTTCCTACATCATTATTCCATCGATTCTGAACTGGGTAATCGTTGCTGCCTGTATGTATCCTTTTGTACCTAAAGAGGTCCCTCAAGGAGAAATCGTCAAGGTAAAAATGAAGGTAGGTTCCAAGAGAATTATAACATTTGGGATTTTGACGATTGCTACAGCTGTCAGCTTTCATCAATTTCTTCATCTTCCACCCTTTATGGGGATGATGATGGGTCTTGGTGCTCTCATGGCACTCGGTTTTTGGCTAAAAATTAGTGATAGCGTAAATCAGTATGATGATAAGTTTGATATTTTTAATAAGATCAAGGATGTTGAGTTTGATACACTACTCTTTTTCTTTGGTGTAATTATGGGTGTAGGGGGACTACAGTACATTGGTTACCTGACACTTGTAAATCAATATTCTTATGGCATGCTTGGTGATACAACCTCAAATATTCTTGTGGGGCTTGTTTCTGCTGTCGTTGATAATATTCCTGTCATGTTTGCTGTCTTACAGATGAGGCCGGAGATGGGGCTCGACCAGTGGTTACTCGTTACTTTTTCGGCAGGGGTAGGGGGAAGCCTTCTATCCGTTGGTTCAGCTGCAGGGGTAGCTGTTATGGGAGTGAGAAGAGATGCATATACCTTTATGAGTCATCTGAAGTGGACACCGCTTATAGTACTTGCCTATGCAATAAGTATTGCATCATGGTATCTGGTTACGAGTGGTTTGAGATAG